From the Hyphomicrobiaceae bacterium genome, the window GAGAACCCGCGCGATATCCGCCCGCTGGAAGCCCTCGGCAACATCATGCGGTCGCGCAAGCGCTACAACGAGGCGATCGAATACTTCAGCCGTGCTATCAAGCTGATTGGAAAGCCGGACAATCGCGATTGGACGTACTTCTACGCGCGCGGCACTTCTTACGAGCGGGTCAAGGACTGGCCGGCGGCCGAGGCGGATTTGAAGCGCGCCTTGGCGCTCGCGCCTGATCAGGCCTTGATCCTCAACTATCTGGGATACTCCTGGGTCGACCAGGGCCGAAACCTCAAGGAAGGCATGAAGCTGATCGAGAAGGCCGTCGCCTTGAAGCCTGACGACGGCTACATTGTCGATAGTCTTGGCTGGGCCCACTACAAGCGCGGCAACTACAAGGAAGCCGTGCGCTATCTGGAACGCGCCGTCGAGATCAAGCCGGAAGATCCCACCTTGAACGACCATCTCGGCGACGCTTTTTGGCAGGTTGGACGCTTCCAGGAAGCGCGCTTCCAGTGGAGCCAAGCTCTGACGCTCAATCCGGAGCCCGAAGACGTGGAGGCAATCAAGGGCAAGTTAGAGAATGGTCTGCCGACCAAGGCCGAAGCGAAGCGTTCTGAGAAGAGTAATCAGGCCCAGCGTACCGATACGGCGCGTCGCCGGACGGAAAATAAGGCCGTCCCTCAAAAACGCGCCGTGGAGTAGACCTTGAAACGCACCATGCGGAAATTCGACGGGCGCCATTGGCGCCCGTTTTCGCATCAAGACGCCAAACTCGACTGTCAGATCGCACCATGGCTTTGATCCGCGAATTCGCGCCCGCCAAGATCAATCTGACGCTCGAGGTCCTGGGCAAGCGCCCCGATGGCTATCACGAGATTGTAAGCCTCATTGCGTTTGCCGCCGACGTTGGCGACGTCGTAACGCTCGATACCGGAAAGCCCATGGCCGTTTCACTTTCAGGTCCCTTCGCCGCATCGATTGCGGGCGCCAACCTCGTCGAAACGACGCTGCGCCTCATCGAAGCTCATGCGCCTCACCTGCGACTGGGAGCTATCCACCTTGAAAAGAACCTGCCGGTCGCTGCCGGTATCGGCGGAGGTTCGGCAGACGCTGCCGCCGTCATGCGCGCCGTACGCAAAGCTAACCTGTCAAACGAGAGCGCAGCCCAGTTGGATTGGCCGGCGATCGGATTGAAGCTAGGGGCTGACGTGCCTGTCTGCCTACATTCGCATCTTTCCTGGGTGACAGGTGTCGGCGAGACCGTAGTGCCAGCTCAGACCACCCATGATGGGCTCCCCACCGTCATCGCCAATCCGCTGGTGCCTGTTCCGCTAGACAAGACGGCGCAGGTATTTCGTGCGCTCGGTGCAGCACCACTCTCGGGTACGCATACTCGGTCTGGTGGACCTTCCGCAATCATGAACATGGTTGAGTTGGCCCGCGGAGGATCCAACATGCTCGAAGCAGCGGCACGCAAGGTCGTGCCCGCCGTGGACGAGGTGCTTGCGGCATTGTCGTCGTGTGATGGCAATCTGCTGACGCGCATGTCGGGCGCGGGGCCAACTTGCTTTGCCGTGTTCGGGACGCAAGAAGCGGCCCGCCAGGCGGCCAATGCTCTCGCTCAATCTCATCCGCAATGGTGGGTGCGGGCAACGACGCTGAATTGATACAACTAGACGGCTCAGTGACTGCGATTCACGCAGAACGAGATGACCCTTTGCAAAGCGTCCTTCTCGCGGCTGTCGGGGAAAATCGCCAAGGCGTCGCGCGCGATTGCACCGTAAGAGCGGGCACGCTCCATAGTCGCCTCGATAGCCTTGTGCCGCTTCATGAGCGCGATGGCATGTTCCAAATCGCCATCTTTGATCTCGCCCGCAACAATTGTCCGATTCCAAAATTCGCGTTCTTCGTTTGAACCGCGGCGGAACGACAGAATAACCGGCAGTGTGATCTTGCCCTCGCGGAAATCGTCTCCCGTGGACTTGCCAAGCCGAACGCTGTCGCCGGCATAGTCGAGTGCGTCGTCAACGAGCTGGAAGGCAAGGCCGAGATTTTTGCCATAGGATTTGAGCGCACTTTGCTCATCAACAGGACGCTTCGCAAGCGCGGGCGAGACCTCGGCGGCGGCAGAGAATAGCGCGGCGGTCTTAGCGTTGATGATGGCCAGATACTCGTCCTCGGTCGTCGCCGTGTTCTTGGCAGCGGCAAGTTGCATAACCTCGCCTTCGGCAATCGTTGCGGCCGCGTTCGACATGATCTTGAGCACCGGCAGCGAACCGACCTCCACCAACATGCGGAACGCCTGCCCAAGGAGAAAGTCGCCCACCAGAACGCTTGCTTGATTGCCCCAGATCATGCGCGCCGTCTTGCGCCCGCGCCGCGTCGCACTTTCGTCCACCACGTCGTCATGCAGAAGCGTGGCGGTGTGCATGAACTCAACCGCCGACGCCACGCGAATATGGCCCGCTCCGCCATAGCGAACCAATTTGGCAGAGGCGATGGTCAGCATCGGACGGAGCCGCTTGCCGCCGGAATCAATGAGATGATGGGCGAGCTCCGGAATCATCTCGACATCCGAGACAGCTTTGTCGAGGATAATGCGATTGATCGCCTGCATATCCTCGGCAACGATGTCGAGGAGAGGCTGAAGATCCGCGCTCTCGCGCGCTTCCTCCATTGATATGACGCGGCCCAACGGCAAGTCCCCAAAAGTTCTCCGCACTATAACGTGTAACGGATATACTGGCTCCCGCTGCCGTTGAACAGTCCGGTAGTGTGGCGCAAGCGCGCGGCGCGGTCCGAACCTAAGAGACGCCCAACCTTATGCGAGAGCTTGTCAGAACTAACGACCAAGTCTTGTTAAGCTTTGTCCGAGCGCTGCTGGACGAGGCCGGGATTGCCTATGACGTTTTTGACCAGCATACGAGTAACGCTCTGTTCTGGCTGCATACAATCCAGGCCCGCCTTGTGGTGGACACGGATCAGTATGAGCGGGCCGTTTCCTTAATGACGAACGCGGGGCTCGATGCCCATATCTTTGAGCCCGACTGACGTGCAGCAGACTTCATTTCCCGTAACGCAAGACGTTTTCCTCGGCGGCCAGCTCACGATCCGCCAGCCCAAGCATGGCTACCGGGCCGGCATCGACGCGGTCCTGCTGGCGGCGGCAGTTCGCGCCGCGCCCGACGGGCCGCGCACCTTGCTCGACATTGGTGCCGGCGCAGGAACGGTAGGGTTGTGCGCCGCTGCGCGTCTGGCTGCGCTCAACGTCGTGTTGTTGGAGCGCGAGGACGCATTAGCCAAACTTGCGCAAGAGAACGCCAAAGCGAATGGTCTCGACAGCCGTGTCCGCGCCGTAACCGCGAGCGTCACTGAAACGGCGGCAGCACTCAATGCGATTGGGCTGCCGCGCGAAAGCTTCGATCAATGCGTCGCCAACCCGCCCTTTCACGATGAAGCAGCAGGCACTCCGGCGCAGGACGCCTTAAAGTCGGGCGCGCACGCCATGCCAGCTGGCTCCTTGGAGGATTGGATACGGTTCATGGCGCGCATGGTGCGCCCGTCGGGCCGCGCGACTTTGATCCACAAGGCCGAAGCACTCGACAGCATCCTCGCCGCCATGACTGGGCGCTTTGGCGGCCTCATCGTCTTTCCGATTTTTCCACGTGCGGGTGCAAACGCCATCCGGGTGATCGTTGAAGGTACGAAAGGCTCCCGCGCCCCCCTTCGCGTGCGCCCGGGCATCCTGCTTCATGAGGCGGGCAATGATTTCCTGCCGGAGGCGGACGCCATACTTCGGCGTGGTGAGGCGCTTAGAATAAATTAGGCCCGTCACCGGAACAGCGCAACGCAAACTGCGTCTAAACAGTCGAACCTGATGCTGGACACGCGATCCTTGCGCATCTAATGCGACGGACACAAATAAGACGAACGAAAAATTGGAGCGCCCGCCCGCATGTGGCCGATAAACCGAAAGCCCGTCGTACCCGTCCTTCGCTTCTCAGGCCCCATTGGCATGGCAACGCCTCTGCGCCCTGGACTGTCGATCGCCGTTGTCGCGAGCGCCATCGAGAAGGCGTTTAACCTATCTAAACTTTCGTCGGTTGCCGTCGTGATTAATTCGCCGGGTGGTTCTCCGGTTCAGTCCAATCTCATCTTCAAGCGCATCCGACAACTCGCCGAAGAAAACAAAAAGAAGGTCTATGTCTTCTGTGAGGATGTGGCGGCATCGGGCGGATATTTTCTCGCCATCAGCGGCGATGAAATCTACGCTGACCCTTCTTCCATCGTCGGCTCAATCGGCGTCATCTCGGCGAGCTTCGGCTTTGTCGACGCCATCGCGAAAATCGGCGTCGAACGCCGCGTCTATACGGCCGG encodes:
- a CDS encoding methyltransferase, producing the protein MPISLSPTDVQQTSFPVTQDVFLGGQLTIRQPKHGYRAGIDAVLLAAAVRAAPDGPRTLLDIGAGAGTVGLCAAARLAALNVVLLEREDALAKLAQENAKANGLDSRVRAVTASVTETAAALNAIGLPRESFDQCVANPPFHDEAAGTPAQDALKSGAHAMPAGSLEDWIRFMARMVRPSGRATLIHKAEALDSILAAMTGRFGGLIVFPIFPRAGANAIRVIVEGTKGSRAPLRVRPGILLHEAGNDFLPEADAILRRGEALRIN
- a CDS encoding 4-(cytidine 5'-diphospho)-2-C-methyl-D-erythritol kinase — its product is MALIREFAPAKINLTLEVLGKRPDGYHEIVSLIAFAADVGDVVTLDTGKPMAVSLSGPFAASIAGANLVETTLRLIEAHAPHLRLGAIHLEKNLPVAAGIGGGSADAAAVMRAVRKANLSNESAAQLDWPAIGLKLGADVPVCLHSHLSWVTGVGETVVPAQTTHDGLPTVIANPLVPVPLDKTAQVFRALGAAPLSGTHTRSGGPSAIMNMVELARGGSNMLEAAARKVVPAVDEVLAALSSCDGNLLTRMSGAGPTCFAVFGTQEAARQAANALAQSHPQWWVRATTLN
- a CDS encoding DUF2007 domain-containing protein, with the translated sequence MRELVRTNDQVLLSFVRALLDEAGIAYDVFDQHTSNALFWLHTIQARLVVDTDQYERAVSLMTNAGLDAHIFEPD
- a CDS encoding polyprenyl synthetase family protein, producing the protein MEEARESADLQPLLDIVAEDMQAINRIILDKAVSDVEMIPELAHHLIDSGGKRLRPMLTIASAKLVRYGGAGHIRVASAVEFMHTATLLHDDVVDESATRRGRKTARMIWGNQASVLVGDFLLGQAFRMLVEVGSLPVLKIMSNAAATIAEGEVMQLAAAKNTATTEDEYLAIINAKTAALFSAAAEVSPALAKRPVDEQSALKSYGKNLGLAFQLVDDALDYAGDSVRLGKSTGDDFREGKITLPVILSFRRGSNEEREFWNRTIVAGEIKDGDLEHAIALMKRHKAIEATMERARSYGAIARDALAIFPDSREKDALQRVISFCVNRSH